One Streptomyces sp. L2 genomic window carries:
- a CDS encoding aromatic acid exporter family protein produces the protein MRDVQKWDTGLRRLVRRYREPVVVQSLRSATAATIAYVLAVRLSPEPAPLTAPLTALLVVQVTLYASLTNGIRRVNSVVAGVLVAIAFSLLVGLTWWSLALLIVAALGVGHLVRVDEYVAEVAISAMLVLGVTAHGFTAWARIVETLIGAVVGMGINLLLPPPVWVDQAGESIEDLARRVRQLMLRMGEEAAGGIPWQRAAERLHEARRLDNAVTEVDAALRQAEESLRLNPRVKDSLLHRVVLRTGLDTVEICTVVLRVLARSFTDLAKASGPEQLFPPRVGETVQQLLSEIADAIVSFAVLVTTDLSASAESAEERLTAELHTAAGTRDRLAQLFLEEIRADATNWQLMGAVLTEVNRIIDELDTEHRSRRLLEELDRVARDQRTARPWVARLRERLGVQERLWRNRTGLGGRSW, from the coding sequence ATGCGCGACGTACAGAAGTGGGACACGGGTCTGCGGCGCCTGGTGCGACGCTACCGGGAGCCGGTGGTCGTCCAGAGCCTGCGGTCGGCGACGGCGGCCACCATCGCCTACGTCCTCGCGGTACGCCTGAGCCCCGAGCCGGCCCCGCTGACCGCGCCCCTGACCGCCCTGCTCGTCGTCCAGGTGACCCTGTACGCCAGCCTCACCAACGGCATCCGGCGGGTGAACTCGGTGGTGGCCGGCGTGCTCGTCGCCATCGCGTTCAGCCTGCTGGTGGGGCTGACCTGGTGGAGTCTGGCGCTGCTGATCGTGGCCGCGCTGGGCGTGGGCCATCTGGTCCGGGTCGACGAGTACGTGGCCGAGGTGGCGATCAGCGCCATGCTGGTGCTCGGCGTCACCGCGCACGGTTTCACCGCGTGGGCGCGCATCGTGGAGACGCTGATCGGTGCGGTCGTCGGCATGGGCATCAACCTGCTGCTCCCGCCGCCGGTGTGGGTGGACCAGGCCGGGGAGTCCATCGAGGACCTGGCCCGCCGGGTACGGCAGTTGATGCTGCGGATGGGTGAGGAGGCCGCGGGCGGCATCCCGTGGCAGCGGGCGGCCGAGCGGCTGCACGAGGCCCGGCGTCTCGACAACGCCGTCACCGAGGTCGACGCGGCCCTGCGGCAGGCCGAGGAGAGCCTGCGGCTCAACCCGCGCGTGAAGGACAGCCTGCTGCACCGGGTGGTGCTGCGTACCGGCCTGGACACCGTGGAGATCTGCACGGTGGTCCTGCGGGTGCTCGCCCGTTCCTTCACCGACCTCGCCAAGGCGAGCGGCCCCGAGCAGCTGTTCCCGCCCCGCGTCGGGGAGACCGTGCAGCAGCTGCTGTCCGAGATCGCCGACGCGATCGTCAGCTTCGCGGTGCTGGTCACCACCGATCTGAGCGCCAGCGCCGAGTCGGCGGAGGAGCGGCTGACCGCCGAACTGCACACGGCGGCCGGCACCCGGGACCGGCTGGCCCAGCTGTTCCTGGAGGAGATCCGGGCGGACGCGACGAACTGGCAGCTGATGGGGGCCGTCCTCACGGAGGTGAACCGGATCATCGACGAGTTGGACACCGAGCACCGCAGCCGCCGTCTCCTGGAGGAACTGGACCGCGTGGCCCGGGACCAGCGGACGGCGCGGCCGTGGGTGGCCCGGCTGCGCGAGCGCCTCGGCGTACAGGAGCGGCTGTGGCGGAACCGCACGGGCCTCGGCGGACGTTCTTGGTGA
- a CDS encoding ROK family transcriptional regulator translates to MAGRNGRTVRDLRRGNRTAVLQRLYFDGPLSRFELGPATGLSSGSVSNVVADLVADGLVEEAGSVESDGGRPRTLLRVAPHSGQMIGVDVGETRVRVELFDLALTELARAEHPLTPQGYDVDVVVGHIRDGIAEVLRAEQAEPERLLGVGVGVPGIVEHTAERGAVVHGQTIGWDAVPLEELLRAASPLPEGATYFIDNGAKTLGQAEMWFGAGRGARNAVVVLFGSGVGACLVTPEVEHGRAVEWGHLTVRVRGRRCRCGAPGCLEAYAGAESLLARWREEGGRPPADADEETALTAMLAAAYPPEGETADPVALAVLEETAEYLGAGLSDLINLFQPERILIGGWAGLQLGTRFLPAVRRHATTYALRYPAQKVTIDLGRLGPDAVTVGAAILPLADFFGRGGHRHEPAPQDRHPAWRTALEERTPR, encoded by the coding sequence ATGGCGGGGCGGAACGGGCGCACGGTACGCGACCTCAGGCGGGGCAACCGGACGGCCGTGCTGCAACGGCTGTACTTCGACGGCCCGCTCAGCCGCTTCGAGCTGGGCCCGGCGACCGGCCTCAGCTCGGGCTCGGTCAGCAATGTGGTCGCGGACCTGGTCGCCGACGGGCTCGTCGAGGAGGCCGGCAGCGTCGAGTCCGACGGCGGCCGGCCCCGCACCCTGCTGCGCGTCGCCCCGCACAGCGGCCAGATGATCGGCGTCGACGTCGGCGAAACCCGGGTCCGCGTCGAGCTGTTCGACCTGGCCCTCACCGAACTGGCCCGCGCCGAACACCCGCTGACCCCGCAGGGCTACGACGTCGACGTCGTCGTCGGTCACATCCGCGACGGCATCGCCGAGGTCCTCCGCGCCGAACAGGCCGAGCCCGAGCGGCTGCTGGGCGTCGGCGTCGGTGTCCCCGGCATCGTCGAGCACACGGCGGAGCGGGGCGCCGTCGTGCACGGCCAGACCATCGGCTGGGACGCGGTCCCGCTGGAGGAACTGCTCCGCGCGGCCTCCCCCCTCCCCGAGGGGGCCACTTACTTCATCGACAACGGCGCCAAGACCCTCGGCCAGGCCGAGATGTGGTTCGGCGCCGGGCGCGGGGCCCGCAACGCGGTCGTCGTGCTGTTCGGCTCCGGCGTCGGCGCCTGCCTGGTCACGCCCGAGGTGGAGCACGGCCGGGCCGTCGAGTGGGGGCACCTCACCGTCCGGGTGCGGGGCCGGCGGTGCCGTTGCGGCGCGCCGGGCTGCCTGGAGGCCTACGCGGGCGCGGAGTCCCTGCTCGCGCGCTGGCGGGAGGAGGGCGGACGGCCCCCCGCCGACGCCGACGAGGAGACCGCGCTCACCGCGATGCTCGCCGCCGCCTACCCGCCCGAGGGTGAGACCGCCGATCCGGTCGCCCTCGCCGTACTGGAGGAGACCGCCGAGTACCTGGGCGCCGGCCTGTCCGACCTGATCAACCTCTTCCAGCCCGAGCGGATCCTGATCGGTGGCTGGGCCGGACTGCAACTCGGCACCCGCTTCCTGCCGGCCGTACGCCGGCACGCGACGACCTACGCCCTGCGGTACCCGGCCCAGAAGGTCACCATCGACCTCGGCCGGCTCGGCCCGGACGCGGTCACCGTCGGCGCCGCGATCCTTCCCCTGGCCGACTTCTTCGGCCGGGGCGGCCACCGCCACGAACCGGCCCCGCAGGACCGGCACCCGGCCTGGCGCACCGCGCTGGAGGAGCGGACGCCCCGCTGA
- a CDS encoding FBP domain-containing protein, which produces MKPLTEQDLRASFVNCSKGEAKRLAVPRDLAERPWDDLDFLGWRDPGAPDRSYLVAERDGRTVGIAMRYPASQRGFLHRSMCSLCLTTHPGGGVSLMTARKAGAAGREGNSVGVYMCTDLACSLYVRGRKVPESGLRIEESLTLEQQIARMTGNLSAFVDKLYT; this is translated from the coding sequence ATGAAGCCGCTCACCGAGCAGGACCTCCGCGCGTCGTTCGTCAACTGCTCCAAGGGCGAGGCCAAACGGCTGGCGGTCCCACGCGACCTCGCCGAGCGCCCCTGGGACGATCTTGACTTCCTGGGCTGGCGCGATCCCGGGGCACCCGACCGCAGCTACCTGGTCGCCGAGCGGGACGGCCGCACGGTCGGCATCGCCATGCGCTACCCGGCCTCGCAGCGCGGCTTCCTGCACCGCAGCATGTGCTCGCTGTGCCTGACGACCCACCCCGGCGGCGGGGTCTCCCTGATGACCGCGCGCAAGGCGGGTGCGGCGGGCCGTGAGGGCAACTCGGTGGGCGTGTACATGTGCACCGACCTGGCGTGTTCGCTGTACGTGCGCGGCAGGAAGGTGCCCGAGTCCGGCCTGCGCATCGAGGAGAGCCTGACCCTGGAGCAGCAGATCGCCCGGATGACGGGGAACCTGTCGGCCTTCGTCGACAAGCTGTACACCTGA
- a CDS encoding TetR/AcrR family transcriptional regulator, translating to MPANQGERTRRRLSTAERREQLLSVGAKLFSESPYDDVWIEQVAEIAGVSRGLLYHYFPTKRDFFAAVVERESERMLRMTAAVPGVPVREQLTAGLDTYLAYVQAHAHGFRAFHRADAAGDQAVRRVYRRALAAQERQILAALAADPEFGPLAEHSSHVRLAVRGWLAFTTAVCLEWLRDGEQTREQVRDLCARALLGVIDAP from the coding sequence ATGCCCGCCAACCAGGGGGAGCGCACCCGGCGCAGACTCAGCACGGCGGAGCGCCGCGAGCAGCTGCTGTCGGTCGGCGCGAAACTGTTCTCCGAGAGCCCGTACGACGACGTGTGGATCGAGCAGGTCGCCGAGATCGCCGGGGTCTCCCGCGGGCTGCTGTACCACTACTTCCCGACGAAGCGGGACTTCTTCGCCGCGGTCGTGGAGCGCGAGAGCGAGCGGATGCTGCGCATGACGGCGGCCGTGCCCGGGGTGCCGGTGCGCGAGCAGCTCACCGCCGGCCTCGACACCTACCTGGCCTACGTGCAGGCCCACGCGCACGGTTTCCGCGCCTTCCACCGCGCCGACGCGGCCGGCGACCAGGCCGTGCGCCGGGTCTACCGGCGCGCCCTGGCCGCACAGGAACGCCAGATCCTCGCCGCCCTCGCGGCCGACCCCGAGTTCGGCCCCCTCGCCGAACACAGCTCCCACGTCCGGCTCGCCGTACGCGGCTGGCTCGCCTTCACCACCGCCGTCTGCCTGGAATGGCTCCGCGACGGCGAACAGACCCGGGAGCAGGTCCGCGACCTGTGCGCCAGAGCCCTGCTGGGCGTCATCGATGCCCCCTAG
- a CDS encoding SDR family oxidoreductase, translating to MSGATGSRVVVTGATGNVGTSVVRLLAEDPGIKSVRGIARRTPEWSPAKTEWSAADLASDQANLAERFEGADAVVHLAWAFQPTHDPATTWRTNVLGGIRVFEAVAAARVPVLVHASSVGAYSPGPKDRPVDESWPTHGWPDAAYCREKAYLERTLDVFERDHPEVRVVRMRPAFLFKWESASEQRRIFGGRFLPGPLARPELLPFLPDVPGLRVQALHTDDAAEAYRLAVHSETARGAYNLAADPPVDATMLGEMLGTRPVRLPRTAARAAIAAAWGLHLLPASPHLFDAVLRVPLMDCARARAELGWQPRRPADEVLREFLDGLQQGGGMDTEPMRGRKVG from the coding sequence GTGAGTGGTGCAACGGGCAGCAGGGTCGTCGTGACGGGCGCCACCGGCAATGTCGGGACCAGCGTGGTGCGCCTGCTCGCGGAGGACCCCGGGATCAAGTCGGTGCGGGGCATCGCCCGGCGCACGCCCGAGTGGTCGCCGGCGAAGACCGAGTGGTCGGCGGCGGATCTCGCCTCCGACCAGGCCAATCTGGCCGAGCGGTTCGAGGGCGCGGACGCGGTGGTCCATCTGGCCTGGGCGTTCCAGCCGACGCACGATCCGGCGACCACCTGGCGGACCAATGTGCTGGGCGGGATCCGGGTGTTCGAGGCGGTCGCCGCGGCCCGGGTGCCGGTGCTGGTGCACGCCTCGTCGGTCGGCGCGTACTCGCCGGGGCCGAAGGACCGGCCGGTGGACGAGTCGTGGCCGACGCACGGCTGGCCGGACGCCGCGTACTGCCGGGAGAAGGCCTACCTGGAGCGCACGCTGGACGTCTTCGAGCGGGACCACCCCGAGGTGCGGGTGGTGCGGATGCGCCCGGCGTTCCTGTTCAAGTGGGAGTCCGCGAGCGAGCAGCGCCGTATCTTCGGCGGCCGTTTCCTGCCGGGCCCGCTGGCCCGGCCCGAGCTGCTGCCGTTCCTCCCGGACGTCCCCGGGCTGCGGGTGCAGGCCCTGCACACGGACGACGCCGCCGAGGCGTACCGCCTCGCGGTGCACTCCGAGACCGCCCGGGGCGCGTACAACCTCGCCGCGGATCCCCCGGTGGACGCCACGATGCTCGGCGAGATGCTCGGCACCCGCCCGGTCCGGCTCCCCCGCACGGCGGCCCGGGCGGCGATCGCCGCCGCCTGGGGGCTGCATCTGCTGCCGGCCTCGCCGCACCTCTTCGACGCCGTGCTGCGGGTGCCGCTGATGGACTGCGCCCGGGCCCGCGCCGAACTGGGCTGGCAGCCCCGCCGCCCGGCAGACGAGGTGCTGCGCGAGTTTCTCGACGGGCTGCAGCAGGGCGGCGGGATGGACACGGAGCCGATGCGGGGACGCAAGGTCGGCTGA
- a CDS encoding PAS domain-containing protein has protein sequence MRGAHREVRVDAEQAGAVVWRNRALTLFDRVAVPVAVCDVRGRVILANPEMAAECGTTPGRLRDRDVLDLFRPQDATQVERITEALRLRHRSRYEVSVRWRSADGTERFGELTADPVSDTVDDTPALLVMLRARGECARPDPEPARVTPVEGRVLALLAGGATTARAARELGLSTDGVTYHLRRLSARWNAANRTELVARAYALGVLTPGVWPPEAKVVPGQA, from the coding sequence ATGAGAGGCGCACATCGGGAGGTGCGGGTGGACGCGGAGCAGGCCGGGGCCGTGGTGTGGCGCAACCGTGCGCTGACGCTGTTCGACCGGGTGGCGGTGCCGGTCGCGGTCTGCGACGTGCGCGGCCGGGTGATCCTGGCGAATCCGGAGATGGCCGCGGAGTGCGGTACGACGCCGGGGCGGCTGCGGGACCGGGACGTGCTGGACCTGTTCCGGCCGCAGGACGCCACGCAGGTGGAGCGGATCACCGAGGCGCTCCGGCTGCGGCACCGCTCGCGGTACGAGGTGTCGGTGCGCTGGCGGTCGGCCGACGGCACCGAGCGGTTCGGGGAGCTGACGGCGGACCCGGTCAGCGACACGGTGGACGACACGCCGGCCCTGCTGGTGATGCTCCGGGCACGGGGCGAGTGCGCGCGCCCGGACCCGGAACCGGCGCGGGTCACGCCCGTGGAGGGCCGGGTCCTGGCGCTGCTGGCGGGCGGCGCCACGACGGCCCGGGCCGCCCGCGAGCTGGGGCTCAGCACGGACGGGGTCACCTATCACCTGCGCCGGCTGTCGGCCCGCTGGAACGCGGCCAACCGCACGGAACTGGTGGCGCGGGCGTACGCGCTGGGAGTGCTGACGCCGGGGGTGTGGCCACCGGAGGCGAAGGTCGTACCGGGCCAGGCATAG
- a CDS encoding cytochrome P450, producing the protein MPVSDIPASGIPVVDITATGPGRTPMQQVMGLMRTHGPVLVRRLHGRDVVFVADVDLVSELADESRFAKHVGPALENVRAFTADGLFTAYNDEPNWAKAHDILMPAFALGSMRTYHPVMLTVARRLIDAWDRAAHAGRPVDVADDMTRMTLDTIGLAGFGYDFGSFERAEPHPFVQSMVRCLQWSMHRLGRAPGSDHSAADAAFRADADFLAGVVDEVVAARTSTGRSGTDDLLGLMLTARHPADGTTLDAPNIRNQVITFLIAGHETTSGAMSFALHYLAKHPTALRLVQREADALWGDVADPDPAYEDIGRLTYTRQVLSEALRLWPTAATFGRHAREDTVLGGRLPLRAGQAVSVFAPMLHRQPVWGDNPELFDPSRFTPEAEAARPVHAYKPFGTGERACIGRQFALHEATMLLAMLVHRYRLHDHADYALTVKETLTLKPEGFTLTLTRRAGADRVHAPLPGTATAPAGTGAPDPGALPSRVRPGTAALFLHGSNYGTCRDFAAGLADEAAAVGCATEVAALDTCAGGLPTDRPVIITAASYNGRPTDDATAFTAWLDGTPDLTGVTYAVLGVGDRTWAATYQHVPTRIDARLAELGATRLTGRAAADASGDLTGTVRAFTSRLRTRLLQEYGDPDAVHQREPRDDRPTAAYEVREVTGGPLDPLARRHGLVAMAVTEARDLTAPGHPRTKRFLRIALPAGVAYRTADHLTVLPVNAPDLVDRAAAALGVDPDTVLDIRATRPRRDGLAVDRPLTVRQLFTHYVELQERPTARQTELLAAANPCPPERAALSALTGDDPRTLLEIAEDHPALRGALDWPRLLELLTPLRPRHYSISSSPALDPGHADLMVSVLDAPARSGNGRYRGTGSGHLAGLRPGDTVYARVQPCRDAFRADGSTPVLMVAAGTGLAPFRGAVADRTAAIARGDRLPPALLYFGCDAPDADFLHAGELRAAEAAGAVSLRPAFSAAPENGALFVQHRIAAEADEVWRLLGAGARVYVCGDGSRMAPGVREAFRTLYRERTPGADAAAAGRWLDALVADGRYVEDVYAAG; encoded by the coding sequence ATGCCCGTCTCAGACATTCCGGCTTCCGGCATCCCCGTCGTCGACATCACCGCCACCGGACCCGGCCGGACCCCGATGCAGCAGGTCATGGGGCTGATGCGCACCCACGGCCCGGTGCTGGTGCGCCGGCTGCACGGGCGGGACGTCGTCTTCGTCGCCGACGTGGACCTGGTGAGCGAGCTCGCCGACGAGTCCCGGTTCGCCAAGCACGTCGGACCCGCGCTGGAGAACGTCCGTGCCTTCACCGCCGACGGCCTGTTCACCGCCTACAACGACGAACCGAACTGGGCCAAGGCGCACGACATCCTCATGCCGGCCTTCGCGCTCGGCTCGATGCGGACCTACCACCCGGTGATGCTGACGGTGGCCCGCCGGCTCATCGACGCCTGGGACCGCGCGGCCCACGCCGGACGGCCCGTCGACGTCGCGGACGACATGACCCGCATGACCCTCGACACCATCGGCCTGGCCGGCTTCGGCTACGACTTCGGCTCCTTCGAACGTGCCGAACCGCACCCCTTCGTCCAGTCGATGGTCCGCTGCCTGCAGTGGAGCATGCACCGCCTGGGCCGCGCCCCGGGCAGCGACCACTCGGCCGCCGACGCCGCCTTCCGCGCGGACGCGGACTTCCTCGCCGGCGTCGTCGACGAGGTCGTCGCCGCCCGCACGAGCACCGGCCGGAGCGGCACGGACGACCTGCTCGGGCTGATGCTCACCGCCCGGCACCCCGCCGACGGCACCACCCTCGATGCCCCCAACATCCGCAACCAGGTCATCACCTTCCTCATCGCCGGCCACGAGACGACCTCCGGCGCGATGTCGTTCGCCCTCCACTACCTCGCCAAGCACCCCACCGCGCTGCGGCTCGTCCAGCGCGAGGCCGACGCCCTGTGGGGCGACGTCGCCGACCCTGACCCGGCGTACGAGGACATCGGCCGGCTCACGTACACCCGGCAGGTCCTCAGCGAGGCGCTGCGGCTGTGGCCGACGGCCGCCACGTTCGGCCGGCACGCCCGCGAGGACACCGTGCTCGGCGGACGGCTGCCGCTGCGCGCCGGGCAGGCCGTCAGCGTGTTCGCCCCGATGCTGCACCGGCAGCCGGTGTGGGGCGACAACCCCGAACTGTTCGACCCCTCCCGCTTCACCCCCGAGGCCGAGGCGGCCCGCCCCGTACACGCCTACAAGCCCTTCGGTACGGGTGAACGCGCCTGCATCGGACGGCAGTTCGCGCTGCACGAGGCCACCATGCTGCTCGCGATGCTCGTCCACCGCTACCGGCTGCACGACCACGCCGACTACGCGCTCACCGTCAAGGAGACCCTCACCCTCAAGCCCGAGGGCTTCACCCTGACCCTCACCCGGCGCGCCGGCGCCGACCGGGTCCACGCACCGCTGCCCGGCACCGCGACCGCGCCGGCCGGCACCGGCGCCCCCGACCCCGGCGCCCTGCCGTCCCGGGTCCGCCCCGGCACCGCCGCCCTGTTCCTGCACGGCAGCAACTACGGCACCTGCCGCGACTTCGCCGCCGGACTTGCCGACGAGGCCGCCGCCGTCGGCTGTGCGACCGAGGTCGCCGCCCTGGACACCTGCGCGGGCGGACTGCCCACCGACCGGCCCGTGATCATCACCGCCGCCTCCTACAACGGGCGTCCCACCGACGACGCCACCGCCTTCACCGCCTGGCTGGACGGCACCCCCGACCTGACCGGCGTCACCTACGCCGTCCTCGGCGTCGGCGACCGCACCTGGGCCGCCACCTACCAGCACGTCCCCACCCGCATCGACGCCCGCCTCGCCGAACTCGGCGCCACCCGCCTGACCGGCCGGGCCGCCGCCGACGCCTCCGGCGACCTCACCGGCACCGTCCGCGCCTTCACTTCGCGGCTGCGCACCCGGCTCCTCCAGGAGTACGGCGACCCGGACGCCGTACACCAGCGGGAACCGCGGGACGACCGGCCGACGGCCGCCTACGAGGTGCGGGAGGTCACCGGCGGCCCGCTGGACCCCCTCGCCCGACGGCACGGACTGGTCGCGATGGCCGTCACCGAGGCCCGCGACCTCACCGCCCCCGGACACCCGCGCACCAAGCGGTTCCTGCGGATCGCCCTGCCCGCCGGCGTCGCCTACCGCACCGCCGACCACCTGACCGTGCTGCCCGTGAACGCCCCGGACCTCGTCGACCGCGCGGCCGCCGCCCTCGGCGTCGACCCGGACACCGTCCTCGACATCCGGGCCACCCGCCCGCGCCGCGACGGCCTCGCCGTCGACCGTCCACTGACGGTACGTCAACTCTTCACGCACTACGTCGAGTTGCAGGAGCGTCCCACCGCTCGGCAGACGGAACTGCTCGCTGCGGCCAACCCCTGCCCGCCCGAGCGTGCCGCCCTGAGCGCCCTGACCGGCGACGACCCGCGCACCCTGCTGGAGATCGCCGAGGACCACCCCGCCCTGCGCGGCGCCCTGGACTGGCCCCGGCTCCTCGAACTGCTCACCCCACTGCGCCCCCGCCACTACTCCATCTCCTCGTCCCCCGCCCTGGACCCGGGACACGCCGACCTCATGGTCTCGGTCCTGGACGCGCCCGCCCGCTCGGGCAACGGCCGCTACCGGGGTACCGGTTCCGGACACCTGGCCGGACTGCGCCCGGGCGACACGGTGTACGCCCGCGTGCAGCCCTGCCGGGACGCCTTCCGCGCCGACGGCTCCACACCCGTCCTCATGGTCGCCGCCGGCACCGGCCTCGCACCGTTCCGGGGAGCCGTCGCCGACCGTACGGCGGCGATCGCGCGCGGCGACCGGCTGCCCCCCGCCCTGCTGTACTTCGGCTGCGACGCCCCCGACGCCGATTTCCTGCACGCCGGCGAACTCCGGGCCGCCGAGGCCGCCGGAGCCGTGTCCCTGCGCCCGGCCTTCAGCGCCGCCCCCGAGAACGGCGCCCTCTTCGTCCAGCACCGCATCGCCGCCGAGGCCGACGAGGTCTGGCGCCTGCTCGGCGCCGGCGCGCGGGTGTACGTCTGCGGCGACGGCTCCCGCATGGCACCCGGCGTGCGCGAGGCGTTCCGTACCCTGTACCGGGAGCGCACCCCCGGCGCCGACGCGGCCGCGGCCGGGCGGTGGCTCGACGCGCTGGTCGCGGACGGGCGGTACGTCGAGGACGTGTACGCGGCGGGCTGA
- a CDS encoding lactonase family protein — MDTDGRADRRGWSRRRFVAAAAGTAAVVAVPAPAAPPGKPGAPAARKRPDHQPPSAGRPRPLYLGTYTSVEGGGTGIGLASYDPGTGRITGSGTLTGVADPSYLALHPDGRTLYAVDERQDGAVTAVRLADRRILGSRSTGGAGPCHLSVHPGGRWLLSADYGSGSVAVHPIDASGALGERTDLVTHTTPPPGPGQQGPHAHQFLTGPDGTHVLAVDLGTDTVYTYRLDQHDGTLTEVSRARTRPGAGPRHLTFHPGGRYAYLANEVDDTVAVCGYDGTTGRLTIGEPQPSGSSGGSNYPAQFVVTADGAYAFLANRGDNTVARYAIEADGARLRLLGTVPIAGDFPRQLALSPDGRLLFTANQRSGTVSVFHVGVGAGRLRLAGTPFSSPVAVCALPT, encoded by the coding sequence ATGGACACGGACGGACGCGCGGACCGGCGGGGCTGGAGCAGGCGCCGGTTCGTCGCCGCCGCGGCGGGTACGGCCGCGGTGGTGGCGGTCCCGGCGCCCGCGGCCCCGCCCGGTAAGCCCGGCGCGCCGGCCGCGCGGAAGCGGCCGGACCACCAGCCCCCCTCCGCTGGGCGCCCGCGCCCCCTGTATCTCGGCACCTACACCTCCGTCGAGGGCGGCGGCACCGGCATCGGGCTGGCCTCGTACGACCCGGGCACGGGCCGGATCACCGGCTCGGGCACGCTGACCGGGGTCGCCGACCCGTCGTACCTGGCGCTCCACCCGGACGGCCGCACGCTGTACGCGGTGGACGAGCGCCAGGACGGCGCGGTGACCGCCGTACGGCTCGCCGACCGGCGGATCCTCGGCTCCCGGAGCACCGGCGGAGCGGGCCCCTGCCATCTGTCGGTGCACCCCGGCGGCCGCTGGCTGCTGAGCGCCGACTACGGGTCGGGCAGCGTGGCCGTCCATCCGATCGACGCCTCGGGCGCCCTCGGGGAGCGCACCGACCTGGTCACCCACACCACTCCCCCACCCGGCCCCGGCCAACAGGGCCCGCACGCCCACCAGTTCCTCACCGGCCCGGACGGCACTCACGTCCTCGCGGTCGACCTGGGCACCGACACCGTCTACACGTACCGCCTCGACCAGCACGACGGCACGCTGACCGAGGTGTCCCGGGCGCGCACCCGGCCCGGCGCCGGACCGCGCCATCTGACGTTCCACCCGGGCGGCCGGTACGCGTACCTGGCCAACGAGGTCGACGACACGGTCGCCGTCTGCGGCTACGACGGGACCACCGGCCGCCTGACGATCGGCGAACCCCAGCCCTCGGGTTCGTCGGGCGGCTCCAACTACCCGGCGCAGTTCGTGGTGACGGCGGACGGCGCGTACGCGTTCCTCGCCAATCGCGGCGACAACACCGTGGCGCGGTACGCGATCGAGGCGGACGGTGCCCGGCTGCGCCTGCTCGGCACGGTGCCCATCGCCGGGGACTTTCCGCGGCAGCTCGCCCTGTCGCCGGACGGGAGGCTGCTGTTCACGGCGAACCAGCGGTCCGGCACGGTGAGTGTGTTCCATGTGGGGGTTGGTGCGGGGCGGCTGCGCCTTGCCGGGACGCCGTTCAGCTCACCGGTCGCTGTCTGCGCGCTGCCCACCTAG